The following nucleotide sequence is from Oncorhynchus kisutch isolate 150728-3 linkage group LG29, Okis_V2, whole genome shotgun sequence.
tgttctTGCTGTGGTCTGTGGGGGCTCTGTCTGTGCACATTCCTCTCTGCTATGCTCTTCTCATGCCTATCATAAATCCTCTTCTTTACAATATGAAAACAGTTTGAACTACAGTTTGATGTTAGTTTGACCTCCGCACAGTGACCACAATACACTATTGGCTGACACACCTTTCATTTAAAGCTTCCAGACAACAACAGAAATGTCAATAATTAGACTCACAGTATTAACACACGTTTTAACCTGAATGCCCATAATGTTAAAATTCCTACAACATCAGTGTCTTCCTAGTTGTTTCCTTAGGACGACTTTGAATGTTTGTATGATGTCATCAAAAAGGGCATGAAACGTCACATTAGTTTTATGCAAAGTAAGTACACTCTATGGTCAATCATTTCACTTTCATGGTCTCTCTTTGACTGTCTGTTGGTCTCTCTTTGACTGTCTCTTTTTACAGGGAGACATTGTCTGGTTTATATTCAAAAGGAACGAGTCAATTAAATATTGTGCACTTTGAAGTTACACATTCTAACAATCCAATATTTTACATTGATAGTGCTTTCTAATGTCTCACCAGGGGTCTTCACACCTCCATAACAAAGCATGCAAGGGTAATAAGTACACTGAAAAAAATGagtttacaatttttttttatatgcAACTACATTATCTTTTATTCTGTTATCCATATCATGGTTTCACAGCAACAATATATGTTGATATGTATATATGTAAAATATGTACAAAGCCTTTATTAATTTAAAACCCCTCATTAACAATATATTATATAACAATTATAAATGAGTATTTGATCTCAAATAGACAGTCGTACAACAACATGGATGCCTAAAAAGAAAGAAAGCATTACATTAACAGTATGATATTGCAGCTGAGTTTACAGGAAATGTTCACATTCGTTCACTTGTTCACTAACATTGAAATAGAGAAACATTAATATTATGGTTTTAAAGAAAAGTTACAAAATACATAAAAATTGTTATACCATTGTACAATATACAATACAAAATGAGACAGTAATTCATGTTAACAAACTCTAAACTACATGCAGTGCATCTTCCTAGCATTCCTTACATGATGCATGATGTCATCTTGATGTGTTTATTTGACACTAGTCTTTAAGTTTGATGGTCTGTCTCATCTACTCAATCAGTGCATCCACATAATGTTCACTCATCCCTTGTCTTTTTACTGCTTTACAAAGCTACATGTGGTAAAATGTCTACCCTTGAGTCTATGGGCTTCCTGCCACGTCTGGGTTTACAGCCATTTTGATCTGTCCATACACCACCGTCTCTGTGTCTGGGGGCCTCTGCTTCCTTGCTTGATTTATTTTCACATCAGCGTAAACAACAACCTCGTCACAGCGTTCTGAAATATGAAAAGAAAGCTATTGTACAATCTGGACATTAAACAAAATGTCATGTTTATTCAACATTTAAAACGTTCTCGACAAGAAACTAAATTGCCTAGAAAATTGTACCTGAATGATCAAATCTGGATCTTTGTTTCTTGCATAGATGGTTAATACCAACAAACAGTGCAAGAAGTGTGAGAGTTCCAACAGTCAGAGCTACAGACACTGTCACAGCTACTGAAGGAAACTGGGAAGAGACAACTAGAAAGAAATCAGAACACAACACTTGTTGACCATGTAAATGAAACAGAGTTGTACTCTTAATTCAAAAGGTGGGAATGAAGTCAACTGTCCTGACATTACCTTGGCAGGCCAGTAGATGAATAGTAGAGTTGCTGCTGCTAACTTTATTCTGAACCATACAGGTCAGGGTTTCTGTCACATCACTCTTCAGTATGATGACACTGTTCTGGTAGTGGTCATAAGCTACACTTCTGGTCAGATTCTGGCCATTCAGGGTCCAGCTGTACTGAAGACCATCTCCCTCTGAGGAGCATGTGACCACGGTCTCTCCATGAGGCAGACAGAGGTGAGACAATACTGGCTCTGACACCGGGgctgacagacacaaacacaagaGATCACTCAAATACCCTAACTCTGATTCATTAAAACATTATATCTAAAGTACTGTATGAGGTAACAATATACTCTCTATGTGTTGTACTACTGCTGCCAAGTCCTACAGTACAAACCGATTGAAGTACTAACATCCTGGTGACCTTTCAGAAATACCCCTCACCAAGAAAAGGATGCATGAAGTATTTAGTCCTAACTAAAAAATGAAACAATTCTGTACCTTGTATCTCAAGTAGCATGTTGACTTTGCGCAACAATGTTCCCTCTGAATTATGTATTTCCATTTGGTAATCTCCACTGTCTTCTTCTATAACTCTGTCCCATCtcaatgttccattattaaagaacTCAGAGCGATTCACATAATCCTGATGCAATTTA
It contains:
- the LOC116352822 gene encoding hepatocyte cell adhesion molecule-like isoform X1 is translated as MDPVITIVLVVAAVAAQVSAKACNLSRKNGTHHCYGALGESLSLQLAADSSNEEIQLKKDFTRILHFKTGEDWRSKLHQDYVNRSEFFNNGTLRWDRVIEEDSGDYQMEIHNSEGTLLRKVNMLLEIQAPVSEPVLSHLCLPHGETVVTCSSEGDGLQYSWTLNGQNLTRSVAYDHYQNSVIILKSDVTETLTCMVQNKVSSSNSTIHLLACQVVSSQFPSVAVTVSVALTVGTLTLLALFVGINHLCKKQRSRFDHSERCDEVVVYADVKINQARKQRPPDTETVVYGQIKMAVNPDVAGSP
- the LOC116352822 gene encoding uncharacterized protein LOC116352822 isoform X3, with amino-acid sequence MDPVITIVLVVAAVAAQAPVSEPVLSHLCLPHGETVVTCSSEGDGLQYSWTLNGQNLTRSVAYDHYQNSVIILKSDVTETLTCMVQNKVSSSNSTIHLLACQVVSSQFPSVAVTVSVALTVGTLTLLALFVGINHLCKKQRSRFDHSERCDEVVVYADVKINQARKQRPPDTETVVYGQIKMAVNPDVAGSP
- the LOC116352822 gene encoding uncharacterized protein LOC116352822 isoform X2, with the protein product MEIHNSEGTLLRKVNMLLEIQAPVSEPVLSHLCLPHGETVVTCSSEGDGLQYSWTLNGQNLTRSVAYDHYQNSVIILKSDVTETLTCMVQNKVSSSNSTIHLLACQVVSSQFPSVAVTVSVALTVGTLTLLALFVGINHLCKKQRSRFDHSERCDEVVVYADVKINQARKQRPPDTETVVYGQIKMAVNPDVAGSP